From Eretmochelys imbricata isolate rEreImb1 chromosome 26, rEreImb1.hap1, whole genome shotgun sequence, the proteins below share one genomic window:
- the R3HCC1 gene encoding R3H and coiled-coil domain-containing protein 1, with protein MSHAGGRRRSVPAHARLSAGRPRGGAGGGGAAAEERGRTPRGAAAAAAGPRPAGHLPTVTLALRCLDGVFLSPNENDFVCKVSEELDHFLLQNQHEKVLLFPPLSSRLRYLIHRTVDNVDLLSSFSVGEGWKRRTVICHSVIRLPEEPGDQNSSCSTTARSHRPLQPRSRGGRAAGPRHAEVPADGSQVNRGIGRTRRQPRRKPDKALYVPRVMREKLEELRNENLAGAGAEPDGDVVQEAGSCIESATDGTPEELGNFEATTNSSRVASNLDPVPSKEIPEVQGPKESYEEHIVCEIRGDNSNTCPVDCSDVPVWECARNLSVLEGQDKDCSDARALECSKTLSQREDQDNGSTDAIVLECSKNRHQGEDQDQDTMDATVSECSENVLALENQDKGSTNATLSECSKNLSLPEDQNKESVDASLLEQSKNFSVLENQDEGCTDTIILERSQNLSLPENQNQRGMDAPGMEYGKKPSILADQDKHRMDTSVLDRAQKISLLEDGDEDCTVLAGRLRCGLELSAEDRGTENPAVNEQEESSVEDDCGAELLQEIATYLTVKDISVEKIQFDYSSYGDAQINEGDFGHVTEIYDFLPSLKTEHLMEAFSEFHKSGFKIQWVDDTHALGIFSSLAAASQALGQSYPSLKIRSLIHGTRQSKTKALQRPKLLQLAKERPQTDTAVARRLVTRALGLQHRKQRVSGGDVLHPGNLEE; from the exons ATGAGCCAT GCGGGGGGGCGGCGCCGGTCAGTCCCCGCCCACGCCCGGCTTTCTGCGGGGAGGCCGCGGGGCGGCGCCGGCGGAGGCGGAGCCGCGGCCGAGGAGCGGGGTCGGACGCCGCGCGGTGCCGCTGCCGCTGCCGCTGGTCCCCGGCCTGCCG GCCACCTCCCCACTGTCACCCTGGCGCTGCGTTGCTTGGATGGTGTCTTCCTCTCCCCTAATGAGAATGACTTCGTCTGCAAGGTCTCCGAAGAACTGGACCATTTTCTGCTCCAAAACCAGCATGAGAA AGTTCTCTTGTTCCCCCCCTTGTCCAGCCGCCTCAGGTACCTGATCCACAGGACTGTGGACAATGTCGATTTGTTAAGCAGCTTTTCTGTCGGGGAAGGATGGAAGAGAAGGACTGTTATATGTCACTCAGTCATAAG GTTGCCCGAGGAGCCTGGCGATCAGAACAGTTCCTGCAGCACCACAGCGAGATCCCACCGCCCTCTCCAGCCCAGAAGTAGGGGAGGCAGAGCCGCGGGGCCGCGTCATGCGGAGGTGCCTGCCGATGGCTCTCAAGTCAACAGAGGAATCGGCAGGACTAGGCGGCAGCCCCGGAGGAAGCCGGATAAAGCTTTGTATGTCCCCAGGGTGATGCGCGAAAAACTGGAGGAGTTGAGAAACGAAAacctggctggagctggagctgagccAGATGGTGATGTGGTGCAAGAGGCAGGGAGCTGCATTGAAAGTGCAACCGATGGGACCCCAGAGGAGTTGGGTAACTTTGAGGCCACTACAAATTCCAGCAGGGTAGCAAGTAATCTTGATCCAGTCCCGAGCAAGGAAattcctgaagtccagggcccTAAAGAGTCATATGAAGAACATATTGTGTGTGAAATCCGTGGTGATAACAGTAACACGTGTCCAGTGGACTGTTCAGATGTCCCTGTGTGGGAGTGTGCCAGGAACCTATCCGTATTGGAAGGCCAGGATAAAGACTGTTCAGATGCCCGTGCATTGGAGTGTAGCAAAACCCTATCTCAACGTGAAGACCAGGATAACGGCAGTACAGATGCCATTGTATTGGAGTGTAGCAAAAACCGGCACCAAGGAGAAGATCAAGATCAAGACACCATGGATGCCACTGTATCGGAGTGTAGCGAAAACGTACTGGCCCTGGAAAACCAGGATAAAGGCTCTACGAATGCCACTCTATCAGAGTGTAGCAAAAACCTGTCCCTGCCAGAAGACCAGAATAAGGAGTCTGTGGATGCCTCCTTATTGGAACAAAGCAAGAACTTTTCAGTACTTGAAAACCAGGATGAGGGCTGTACAGACACCATCATATTGGAGCGTAGCCAGAACCTAAGTCTCCCAGAAAACCAGAATCAAAGAGGTATGGATGCCCCTGGAATGGAGTATGGTAAAAAACCATCTATACTGGCTGACCAGGATAAGCACCGCATGGATACCTCTGTACTGGATCGTGCCCAAAAGATATCACTACTAGAAGATGGGGATGAGGATTGTACAGTGCTGGCGGGCAGATTGCGGTGTGGGCTGGAATTGTCTGCAGAGGATAGAGGCACGGAAAACCCTGCAGTGAATGAGCAAGAGGAGAGCAGCGTAGAGGACGACTGTGGCGCTGAACTCTTGCAAGAG ATTGCAACTTACTTGACTGTAAAGGACATTAGCGTCGAGAAGATCCAGTTCGATTATTCCAGCTATGGGGATGCACAGATCAATGAGGGAGATTTTGGACATGTTACAGAGATCTACGATTTCTTGCCATCCCTGAAAACAGAGCATCTGATGGAAGCATTTTCAGAGTTCCA CAAGAGTGGTTTCAAAATTCAGTGGGTCGATGACACTCATGCCCTGGGTATCTTTTCCAGTCTGGCAGCAG CATCTCAGGCCTTGGGACAGAGTTATCCTTCTCTAAAGATCCGATCTTTGATCCATGGGACAAGACAGTCTAAAACCAAGGCACTTCAGCGACCAA AGCtccttcagctggctaaagagagaccCCAGACTGACACTGCAGTGGCTAGAAGGCTGGTGACAAGGGCTCTGGGTTTGCAGCACAGAAAGCAGAGAGTCTCAGGTGGTGACGTGCTACATCCCGGGAACTTGGAAGAGTAA